In Kwoniella pini CBS 10737 chromosome 4, complete sequence, one DNA window encodes the following:
- a CDS encoding protein transporter SEC61 subunit alpha codes for MGFRFLELVRPFVSILPEVTAPEKKVVFNHKVLWTATTLLIFLVCSQVPLYGIMSSDSSDPLYWLRAILASNRGTLMELGITPIVTSGMIMQLLAGAQLIDVDFSLKDDRALFGAAQKLFAMIIALGQATVYVLTGLYGSPSSLGPGVCLLLILQLVSASLIVILLDELLTKGYGLGSGISLFIATNICESIVWKAFSPNTVNTGRGPEFEGAIIALFHLLFTWNDKTRALKEAFYRERLPNIMNLLATVVVFALVIYLQGFRIEIPIKSSKMRGQRGSYPVKLFYTSNMPIMLESALTSNVFLISQMLSSRFPNNFLVRLLGVWEPMEEVPSQLSAVSGIAYYMSAPHSLTKAIQDPFHTVVYIAFIVTACAIFSKTWIEVSGSGPRDVAKQLKDQNMTLAGHREASIYKELKRVIPTAAAFGGATLGLLSVLADMMGALGSGTGILMATTIIYGYFELGVKENSGLDAAGLGDLRESLLTWNLCNSM; via the exons ATGGGTT TCCGATTCCTTGAGCTCGTCCGACCTTTCGTGAGCATCCTCCCAGAGGTCACTGCTCcagaaaagaag GTCGTATTCAACCATAAAGTTTTATGGACAGCAACCACCCTTTTAATCTTCTTGGTATGCTCTCAAGTCCCATTATACGGTATCATGTCTTCAGACAGTTCAGATCCTCTTTATTGGCTTAGAGCTATCTTGGCTTCAAACAGAGGTACATTGATGGAATTGGGTATCACACCGATCGTTACCTCTGGTATGATCATGCAACTTCTAGCTGGAGCCCAATTAATCGACGTCGATTTCAGTCTTAAGGATGATAGAGCTCTTTTCGGAGCTGCTCAAAAGT TATTCGCCATGATCATCGCTCTCGGTCAAGCAACTGTTTACGTTCTTACCGGTCTTTACGGATCCCCCTCATCTTTAGGTCCAGGTGTTTGTCTCCTTTTAATCCTTCAACTTGTCTCTGCCTCCTTGATTGTCATTCTTCTCGATGAACTCCTCACCAAAGGATACGGTCTTGGATCTGGTATTTCTTTATTCATCGCTACCAACATTTGCGAATCAATCGTTTGGAAAGCTTTCTCCCCCAACACCGTCAACACAGGTAGAGGACCAGAATTCGAAGGTGCAATCATCGCTCTATTCCATTTACTCTTCACATGGAACGACAAAACTCGAGCTCTCAAAGAAGCGTTCTATAGAGAAAGATTACCAAACATCATGAACCTTTTAGCTACCGTTGTGGTCTTCGCTTTGGTAATTTACTTGCAAGGTTTCAGAATTGAGATCccaattaaatcttcaaagATGAGAGGTCAAAGAGGTTCTTACCCCGTCAAATTGTTTTACACTTCCAACATGCCTATTATGCTTGAATCAGCTTTAACCTCGAACGTTTTCTTGATCAGTCAAATGTTATCCTCTAGATTCCCTAACAATTTCCTTGTTAGACTTTTAGGTGTTTGGGAG CCAATGGAGGAAGTACCATCCCAATTATCTGCTGTGTCAGGTATCGCCTATTACATGTCCGCTCCTCACTCTCTCACCAAGGCTATTCAAGATCCTTTCCACACCGTAGTTTACATCGCATTCATTGTCACTGCATGTGCTATCTTCTCAAAGACTTGGATTGAAGTTTCAGGTTCAGGACCTAGGGATGTAGCTAAACAActaaaagatcaaaatatgACTCTTGCTGGTCACAGAGAAGCATCAATCTATAAGGAACTTAAACGTGTTATCCCTACCGCTGCCGCTTTCGGTGGAGCTACTTTAGGTTTACTTTCTGTCTTAGCTGATATGATGGGTGCTCTTGGATCCGGTACTGGTATCTTGATGGCCACTACTATCATCTACGGATACTTTGAATTAGGTGTTAAGGAGAACTCTGGTCTCGATGCAGCTGGTTTGGGTGATTTACGTGAGTCCTTATTGACTTGGAATCTGTGTAACTCAATGTAG